The following coding sequences lie in one Mycobacterium sp. Z3061 genomic window:
- the pks2 gene encoding sulfolipid-1 biosynthesis phthioceranic/hydroxyphthioceranic acid synthase: protein METRFTPIAVIGMGCRLPGGIDSPEKLWESVLRGEDLVTEIPADRWDADAYYDPEPGVPGRTVSRWGGFIDDVAGFDADFFGISEREATSIDPQHRLLLETAWETIEHAGLDPASLAGSATAVFTGLTHEDYLLLTKGSGALASPYAVTGLNNSVASGRISHALGLHGPAMTFDTACSSGLMAVHLACRSLHEGESDLALAGGCAVLLEPDGSVATSAQGMLSATGRCHSFDVDADGFVRSEGCAMVLLKRLPDALRDGDRVLAVVRGTATNQDGRSETLTMPSEDAQVAVYHKALAAAGVAAESIGAVEAHGTGTPVGDPIEYRGLTRVYGTDGSRCALGSVKSNMGHSESAAGAVGLIKAILSLRHGVLPPLLHFNRLPDDLAAIETGIFVPQAITPWPEGDGPRRVAVSSFGMSGTNVHAIVEQAPEPELPDAVAAQGPLVYAVSSSSADGLRASALRLAEWVEAHADSVTPADLAYTLARRRAHRPVRTLVVADGLTELTQRLREAAGGDGLYPALNPAVVAHDDRGPVWVFSGQGSQWAAMGAALLAGEPVFAATVSELEPLIQSESGFSVTEAMTAPQTVTGIDKVQPTIFAIQVALAATMERAYGVRPGAVVGHSMGETAAAVVAGALSLQDGARVICRRSRLMAGIAGSGAMASVELPAKQVNSVLMARGIDDVAVAVMASPQSTVIGGAAEQVRDLVARWEQRDVMAREVAVDVASHSPQVDPILDELAAALADLEPKEPTIPYYSATQFDPRERPVCDADYWVDNLRNTVQFAAAIQAALDDGFRVFAELSPHPLLTHAVDQNARSLDMTVAALAAVRREQPLPQGLRGFLTDLHSAGAAIDFSVLFPAGQLVDAPLPAWSHRHLFIDADGGDGRTQGGCTITVHPLLGSHVRLAEEPERHVWQTDIGTATLGWLEDHQVRNVAALPGAAYCEMALAAAAEVFGDTAGTSPEARDIVFEQMLLLDEETPIDAVATVQAPGVVGFVVESAQDGETIRHATASLCAAQDDSVPPGYDIAALLAAHQHSVKGSELRESFVERGVLHGPAFSGLSTAHTTESGGNTVLAEVALPASIRFQHAAYHVHPALLDACFQSVAAGVGGTAGDGLLLPLGVQRLRVYGPLRDARYCYTRVTRADATGGEADLDVLDEHGTVLLGVRGLRMGTGTTASGERDRVLGERLLTCEWQQRTLPEVDAEEAGSWLLIDTAQAAEILVGSLNDALKTQGAECFSLQLPVGAELEPLRAQLRARSFTGVVVLCGPVGSAPDDGGLERGREQVRHLVRLARELPELEGELPRLFVVTRQAQWVCSGDDLNLEQAGLRGLLRVIGSEHQLLRTTQIDVDEHTQGEQVAAQLLSGSPEDETAWRGAEWYTARLCPAPLVHDDRRTRVIDHETDGMRLQVRTPGDLQSMELAACERVSPGPGQIEVAVAMSTINFADVLIAFGKFPVVDDREPQPGMDFVGVVTAVGKGVEGHRVGDRVAGFSEGGCWRTYLTCDANLAITLPAALSDEQAIASATANATAWYGLNDLAGIKAGDKVLIHSATGGVGQAALAIARHAGAEIFATAGNDAKRQMLRDMGIEHVYDSRSVEFAEQIRRDTGGYGVDIVLNSLTGAAQRAGLELLAFGGRFVEIGKADVYGNTRLGLYPFRRGLTFYYLDLALMSVLQPERVRELLETVFKLTAEGVLAAPQTTHYPLAEAANAVRAMSNAEHTGKLLLDMPHTGRASVVVPPDQVPVFRRDGAYIITGGVGGLGLFFASKLAAAGCGRLVLTARSQPNPKARQMIERLRKAGTDVVVELGNVAEADTAVRLVEAATATGLPLRGVVHSAAVVEDATLTNITDEIIDRDWAPKVFGTWSLHKATLGQPLDWFCLFSSGASLLGSPGQGAYAAANSWLDAFSYWRHAQGLPVTTIAWGAWAEVGRATFLAEGGQLMIAPDEGAYAFETLLRYDRAYTGYIPIIGAPWLDDVVRRSPFGEMFKSSGQSTRGPSKFRAELMTVPREEWAGRLRRLITEQVGVILRRTVDADRPFVEYGMDSLGMLEMRTHIETETGIRLSPKVIATHNTARALADHLADTLAEEPAA from the coding sequence ATGGAAACACGCTTCACCCCCATTGCGGTGATCGGTATGGGCTGTCGGTTGCCGGGCGGGATCGACTCGCCCGAGAAGCTGTGGGAATCGGTGTTGCGCGGCGAAGACCTCGTCACCGAGATTCCCGCCGACCGCTGGGACGCCGACGCCTACTACGACCCGGAGCCCGGGGTTCCCGGCCGCACGGTCTCGCGGTGGGGCGGTTTCATCGACGATGTGGCCGGCTTCGACGCCGATTTCTTCGGGATCAGTGAGCGGGAGGCGACCTCGATCGACCCGCAACACCGGCTCCTGCTCGAGACCGCGTGGGAGACGATCGAGCACGCCGGCCTTGATCCGGCGTCGCTGGCCGGGTCCGCGACGGCGGTGTTCACCGGCCTGACGCACGAGGACTACCTGCTCCTCACCAAGGGTTCCGGCGCTCTGGCCAGCCCGTACGCGGTGACCGGCCTGAACAACAGCGTGGCCTCCGGGCGCATCTCTCACGCGCTGGGCCTGCACGGTCCCGCGATGACCTTCGACACCGCCTGCTCCTCGGGTCTGATGGCCGTACACCTGGCCTGTCGCAGCCTGCACGAGGGCGAAAGCGATCTCGCCCTGGCCGGCGGTTGCGCGGTCCTGCTGGAGCCGGACGGCAGCGTGGCGACGTCGGCGCAGGGCATGCTCTCGGCAACCGGCCGCTGTCATTCCTTCGACGTGGACGCGGACGGATTCGTGCGGTCCGAAGGCTGCGCCATGGTGCTGCTCAAGCGACTGCCCGATGCGTTGCGCGACGGCGACCGCGTCCTGGCCGTGGTGCGCGGGACGGCGACCAACCAGGACGGCCGGTCCGAGACACTGACCATGCCGTCGGAGGACGCGCAGGTCGCGGTGTACCACAAAGCCCTGGCGGCGGCGGGCGTCGCAGCTGAATCGATCGGTGCGGTGGAGGCGCACGGTACCGGCACCCCGGTCGGTGACCCGATCGAATACCGCGGACTCACCCGGGTTTACGGCACCGACGGCAGTCGCTGCGCGCTGGGGTCGGTCAAGAGCAACATGGGCCACAGCGAGTCGGCGGCCGGCGCGGTCGGACTGATCAAGGCGATCCTGTCGCTGCGGCACGGCGTGCTGCCGCCGCTGCTGCACTTCAACCGGCTGCCCGATGACCTTGCCGCAATCGAAACGGGAATCTTTGTGCCGCAGGCGATCACGCCGTGGCCGGAAGGTGACGGGCCCCGACGCGTCGCGGTGTCGTCGTTCGGCATGTCGGGCACCAATGTGCACGCCATCGTCGAACAGGCCCCGGAACCGGAGCTGCCAGACGCCGTCGCGGCCCAGGGACCGCTGGTGTACGCGGTTTCGTCCTCGTCGGCTGACGGTCTGCGTGCGAGCGCGCTGCGCCTGGCCGAATGGGTCGAGGCTCATGCGGATTCGGTGACTCCGGCCGACCTCGCCTACACGTTGGCGCGGCGGCGGGCGCACCGGCCGGTGCGCACCCTGGTGGTGGCCGACGGATTGACCGAACTCACCCAGAGGTTGCGTGAGGCGGCCGGGGGAGATGGCCTGTATCCCGCCCTGAATCCCGCGGTAGTGGCGCACGACGACCGCGGGCCGGTATGGGTGTTCTCCGGTCAGGGATCGCAGTGGGCGGCGATGGGCGCCGCTCTGCTCGCCGGTGAACCCGTGTTCGCGGCCACCGTGTCGGAACTGGAGCCGCTCATCCAGAGCGAGTCCGGATTCTCGGTAACCGAGGCGATGACGGCGCCGCAGACGGTGACCGGCATCGACAAGGTGCAGCCGACGATCTTCGCCATCCAGGTAGCGTTGGCCGCCACCATGGAGCGGGCGTACGGCGTGCGTCCGGGCGCGGTCGTCGGGCACTCGATGGGTGAGACCGCCGCGGCCGTCGTCGCCGGCGCCCTGTCGTTGCAGGACGGCGCCCGCGTGATCTGCCGCCGCTCGAGGCTGATGGCCGGCATCGCCGGCTCGGGTGCCATGGCATCGGTGGAATTGCCTGCCAAGCAAGTGAATTCGGTGCTGATGGCCCGCGGCATCGACGATGTCGCGGTTGCCGTGATGGCGTCGCCGCAATCCACGGTGATCGGGGGAGCCGCCGAGCAGGTGCGCGACCTCGTCGCCCGCTGGGAACAACGGGACGTGATGGCGCGCGAGGTCGCCGTGGACGTGGCATCGCACTCGCCGCAGGTCGACCCCATCCTCGACGAATTAGCCGCCGCGCTGGCCGATCTGGAGCCGAAAGAGCCGACGATTCCGTACTACTCGGCCACCCAGTTCGACCCGCGCGAACGGCCCGTGTGCGACGCCGACTACTGGGTGGACAACCTGCGCAACACCGTGCAGTTCGCCGCGGCCATCCAGGCCGCGCTGGACGACGGCTTCCGGGTTTTCGCCGAGCTGTCGCCGCACCCGCTGCTGACCCATGCGGTGGATCAAAATGCCCGCAGTCTCGACATGACGGTGGCGGCGCTGGCCGCCGTTCGACGGGAACAGCCGCTGCCGCAAGGGCTTCGGGGCTTCCTGACCGATCTGCACAGCGCCGGTGCCGCGATCGACTTTTCCGTCCTGTTCCCCGCCGGGCAGCTGGTGGACGCGCCACTGCCGGCGTGGAGCCATCGGCATCTGTTCATCGACGCTGACGGCGGCGACGGCAGGACGCAGGGCGGCTGCACGATCACCGTGCATCCGCTGCTTGGTTCCCACGTCCGGCTGGCCGAGGAGCCGGAACGGCACGTGTGGCAGACCGACATCGGCACCGCGACCCTGGGCTGGCTCGAGGATCACCAGGTGCGCAATGTGGCGGCTCTGCCCGGCGCCGCGTACTGCGAGATGGCGCTGGCCGCCGCCGCGGAGGTCTTCGGCGACACGGCCGGAACCTCTCCGGAGGCGCGCGACATCGTCTTCGAGCAGATGCTGCTGCTCGACGAGGAGACTCCGATCGACGCGGTTGCCACGGTGCAGGCACCCGGGGTCGTCGGCTTCGTGGTGGAGTCCGCGCAGGACGGGGAAACCATCCGGCACGCCACCGCATCGCTGTGCGCCGCCCAGGACGACTCGGTACCGCCCGGCTACGACATCGCCGCCCTGCTGGCTGCGCACCAGCACAGCGTGAAGGGCTCCGAACTGCGGGAGTCATTCGTGGAGCGGGGCGTCCTGCATGGTCCGGCGTTCAGCGGACTATCCACCGCGCACACCACGGAATCCGGCGGCAACACCGTGCTGGCCGAGGTCGCGCTGCCGGCCTCGATCCGTTTCCAGCACGCCGCCTACCACGTGCATCCGGCGTTGCTGGACGCCTGCTTCCAGTCGGTGGCCGCGGGCGTCGGCGGCACCGCCGGTGACGGTCTGTTGCTGCCGCTGGGTGTGCAGCGGCTGCGCGTCTACGGGCCGCTGCGCGATGCCCGTTACTGCTACACCCGGGTGACCAGGGCGGACGCGACCGGCGGAGAGGCCGACCTCGACGTGCTCGACGAGCACGGCACGGTGCTGCTGGGGGTGCGCGGGTTGCGGATGGGCACCGGCACCACCGCGAGCGGCGAACGCGACCGGGTACTGGGCGAGCGGCTGCTGACGTGCGAGTGGCAGCAACGGACGCTGCCGGAGGTCGACGCCGAAGAAGCAGGCTCGTGGCTGCTGATCGACACCGCGCAGGCCGCCGAGATCTTGGTCGGCTCGTTGAACGATGCGCTGAAAACCCAAGGCGCGGAATGTTTCAGCCTGCAGCTGCCGGTCGGGGCCGAGCTGGAACCGCTGCGCGCCCAATTGCGCGCGCGATCCTTCACCGGGGTGGTGGTCCTGTGCGGTCCGGTCGGAAGCGCACCCGATGACGGTGGTCTGGAGCGGGGGCGGGAACAGGTGCGCCACCTGGTGCGCCTGGCCCGGGAACTACCCGAGCTGGAAGGGGAACTGCCCCGACTCTTCGTGGTGACCAGGCAGGCCCAGTGGGTGTGTTCGGGCGACGACCTCAATCTCGAGCAGGCCGGACTGCGAGGGCTGCTGCGGGTGATCGGCAGCGAGCATCAGCTGTTGCGCACCACGCAGATCGACGTCGACGAACACACCCAGGGTGAGCAGGTGGCCGCGCAACTGCTGAGTGGATCGCCGGAGGACGAGACCGCCTGGCGTGGCGCTGAGTGGTACACCGCTCGGCTGTGCCCGGCACCGTTGGTTCACGACGACCGCCGCACCAGGGTGATCGACCACGAGACGGACGGCATGCGTCTGCAGGTCCGCACCCCGGGCGATCTGCAATCGATGGAACTGGCCGCATGCGAACGTGTGTCGCCCGGTCCGGGTCAGATCGAGGTGGCGGTCGCGATGTCGACCATCAACTTCGCCGATGTGCTGATCGCGTTCGGCAAGTTCCCCGTCGTCGACGACCGGGAGCCGCAGCCGGGCATGGACTTCGTGGGCGTGGTGACCGCCGTGGGAAAGGGTGTGGAGGGCCACCGCGTCGGCGACCGCGTCGCCGGCTTCTCCGAGGGCGGCTGCTGGCGCACCTACCTGACGTGCGACGCGAATTTGGCGATCACATTGCCCGCGGCGCTCAGCGACGAGCAGGCGATCGCGTCGGCCACCGCGAACGCCACCGCCTGGTACGGACTGAACGACTTGGCCGGCATCAAGGCCGGCGACAAGGTGCTGATCCACTCCGCGACCGGTGGCGTGGGCCAGGCGGCGCTGGCGATCGCGCGGCACGCCGGGGCCGAGATCTTCGCCACCGCCGGCAACGACGCCAAACGACAGATGTTGCGCGACATGGGTATTGAGCATGTCTACGACTCGCGCAGCGTCGAGTTCGCCGAGCAGATCCGGCGCGACACCGGTGGCTACGGTGTCGACATCGTGCTCAATTCGTTGACCGGTGCGGCGCAGCGGGCCGGGCTGGAGCTGCTGGCCTTCGGTGGGCGGTTCGTCGAGATCGGCAAGGCCGATGTGTACGGCAACACCCGGCTGGGGTTGTACCCGTTCCGGCGTGGCCTGACGTTCTACTACCTGGACCTGGCGCTGATGTCGGTGCTGCAACCGGAGCGGGTCCGGGAGCTGCTAGAGACGGTGTTCAAGCTGACGGCCGAGGGCGTGCTGGCGGCGCCACAGACCACGCACTACCCGCTGGCGGAGGCGGCGAACGCGGTGCGGGCGATGAGCAACGCGGAACACACCGGCAAGCTGCTGCTGGACATGCCCCACACCGGGCGGGCCAGTGTGGTGGTGCCGCCGGATCAGGTCCCGGTGTTCCGCCGCGACGGCGCCTACATCATCACCGGCGGCGTGGGCGGCCTTGGCTTGTTCTTCGCTTCCAAGCTCGCTGCCGCCGGGTGTGGCCGGCTGGTGCTGACGGCACGCTCGCAGCCGAATCCCAAGGCGCGTCAGATGATCGAGCGACTGCGCAAGGCCGGGACCGACGTCGTGGTGGAGCTGGGGAACGTCGCCGAAGCAGACACTGCGGTGCGGCTGGTGGAGGCGGCGACCGCCACCGGTCTGCCGTTGCGCGGTGTGGTGCACTCGGCGGCGGTGGTGGAGGACGCCACGCTGACCAACATCACTGACGAGATCATCGACCGGGACTGGGCGCCAAAGGTTTTCGGCACGTGGAGCCTGCACAAAGCGACTCTCGGGCAGCCGCTGGACTGGTTCTGCCTGTTCTCCTCGGGCGCGTCGTTGCTGGGGTCGCCCGGTCAGGGCGCCTACGCCGCGGCCAACAGCTGGCTTGACGCGTTCTCGTATTGGCGCCACGCCCAAGGTCTTCCGGTCACGACCATCGCGTGGGGCGCATGGGCCGAGGTCGGTCGCGCCACCTTCCTGGCCGAAGGTGGCCAGCTGATGATCGCTCCCGACGAAGGCGCGTACGCGTTCGAGACGCTGCTGCGTTATGACCGCGCCTACACCGGTTACATCCCGATCATCGGCGCGCCCTGGCTGGACGACGTCGTCCGGCGTAGCCCGTTCGGAGAGATGTTCAAGTCCAGCGGGCAGAGTACGCGTGGTCCGAGCAAGTTCCGCGCCGAGCTGATGACGGTGCCACGGGAGGAGTGGGCCGGGCGGCTGCGCCGCCTGATCACCGAGCAGGTCGGGGTGATCCTGCGGCGCACCGTGGACGCCGACCGGCCCTTCGTCGAGTACGGCATGGACTCACTGGGCATGCTCGAGATGCGCACTCATATCGAGACCGAGACCGGAATCCGGTTGAGCCCGAAGGTCATTGCCACGCACAACACCGCGCGGGCGCTGGCTGACCACTTGGCGGACACCCTGGCCGAGGAGCCTGCCGCCTAA
- a CDS encoding nitroreductase family deazaflavin-dependent oxidoreductase, translating into MNGIYQLYLGATRRIGHYRWFAVVMKHVGTPVDRALIRASRGRISISGPQLPTMLLTTRGRKSGKDRTVPLHYVRDGRNLVAACENFGLQTQSSWPKNLLAEPRARVDIAGRVATYVGRPATQSESARNMPKLVEMWPAHDTYLARSGSRQVFVFEPAE; encoded by the coding sequence ATGAATGGCATTTACCAGCTGTATCTAGGTGCAACCCGGCGGATCGGTCACTATCGCTGGTTCGCGGTGGTCATGAAACACGTTGGCACTCCGGTAGACCGAGCGTTGATCCGAGCGAGCCGCGGGCGGATATCGATCAGTGGCCCCCAGCTGCCGACCATGTTGCTCACCACGCGTGGCCGCAAGAGCGGTAAGGATAGAACGGTCCCGCTTCATTATGTGCGCGATGGCAGGAACCTGGTCGCAGCGTGTGAGAACTTCGGACTGCAGACGCAATCCAGTTGGCCGAAGAACCTGTTGGCCGAGCCTAGGGCGCGGGTAGATATAGCCGGCCGCGTCGCTACCTACGTCGGGCGGCCAGCCACCCAGTCCGAGAGCGCTCGTAATATGCCGAAGCTCGTCGAGATGTGGCCCGCTCACGACACCTACCTCGCCCGCAGCGGATCACGTCAGGTGTTCGTGTTCGAGCCGGCTGAGTAA
- a CDS encoding maleylpyruvate isomerase N-terminal domain-containing protein, with protein sequence MNCPGYVALTDTTREELRERIALALNRFDQLIRNSDPLAQPPGSRWTVQQVAAHVLTIAKRYHEVALGRMHCLAETPDGVAALNQAELEAALGPVPDLADQLQALATDVDDYFDTLNSDALNIPFHGGGFVGGFTAQTNWLGELLLHGEDVARAVKVPWDLNERDMLLIARGLMQIAPIFLRSETPPSTDVCAALEVSGARPYLMHIKADTVQVRERRSADRPDAVLRTPASTLTQLLYQRIGPFTATRRGLRIVGGRRPWLALKLQSYFLPA encoded by the coding sequence ATGAATTGCCCCGGTTATGTCGCACTGACCGACACCACCCGCGAGGAGCTCCGCGAGAGAATTGCACTGGCACTCAATCGTTTTGATCAGCTCATCCGGAACTCCGATCCGCTGGCGCAACCACCCGGCTCGCGCTGGACCGTGCAACAGGTCGCGGCTCACGTGCTGACCATCGCGAAGCGCTACCACGAAGTCGCGCTGGGACGGATGCACTGTCTCGCAGAAACCCCCGACGGGGTAGCCGCACTCAACCAGGCCGAGCTTGAAGCGGCACTGGGTCCGGTGCCCGACCTGGCCGATCAACTCCAGGCGCTTGCCACGGACGTCGACGATTACTTCGACACGTTGAACAGTGACGCCCTTAACATTCCGTTTCACGGTGGCGGGTTCGTCGGCGGCTTTACGGCGCAGACGAACTGGTTAGGTGAGCTTCTCCTGCACGGGGAAGACGTCGCGCGAGCGGTCAAGGTGCCCTGGGATCTCAATGAGCGTGACATGCTGCTCATCGCGCGCGGGCTGATGCAGATTGCTCCCATCTTTCTGAGGTCCGAAACGCCTCCGAGCACCGACGTGTGCGCCGCACTCGAGGTCAGTGGGGCACGCCCTTACCTGATGCACATCAAAGCGGACACCGTGCAGGTGCGCGAACGCCGATCTGCCGATCGTCCGGATGCGGTGCTGCGCACACCCGCTTCGACGCTGACCCAGCTGCTCTACCAACGCATCGGGCCGTTCACCGCGACACGTCGCGGACTGCGCATCGTGGGCGGCCGTCGGCCCTGGCTGGCCCTTAAGTTGCAGTCCTACTTCTTACCAGCATGA
- a CDS encoding PadR family transcriptional regulator encodes MTSRPTATSFALLGLLGLQPWTAYELVAQARRSLHHFWPRSEAHLYAEIKRLVERGHARAELVEGKRRQRTLYTITPAGRVALEEWLSTEPAPPAIEVEALLRMLLADQGSLQDLRAALAATTRQAGELRSNAIDLGEELLASGGPFPLRLHLTERVVALYGEFLLLLIRWCDETTEEISTWSDTRDIGLTSRGRDRLEHLIDRAKGNA; translated from the coding sequence ATGACTTCGCGACCTACGGCTACGTCTTTTGCGCTGCTGGGTCTCCTCGGTTTGCAGCCGTGGACCGCCTACGAACTGGTCGCGCAGGCTCGACGCAGCCTGCACCACTTCTGGCCCCGGTCGGAGGCCCATCTGTACGCGGAAATCAAGCGCCTCGTCGAACGTGGGCACGCCAGAGCGGAATTGGTGGAGGGCAAACGCCGGCAACGGACGCTCTACACGATCACCCCGGCAGGACGGGTCGCGTTGGAAGAATGGCTCAGCACAGAGCCGGCCCCGCCGGCCATCGAAGTCGAAGCCCTGCTGCGCATGTTGTTGGCCGATCAGGGCAGCTTGCAGGATCTGCGCGCCGCGCTCGCGGCCACGACGCGTCAGGCGGGTGAGTTACGCAGCAATGCGATAGATCTGGGTGAGGAGTTACTCGCCTCCGGTGGCCCGTTCCCGCTGCGGCTGCATCTCACCGAGCGGGTGGTGGCCCTCTACGGCGAATTTCTGCTGCTTCTCATTCGGTGGTGTGACGAGACGACAGAAGAGATCTCGACATGGTCAGACACTCGCGACATCGGTCTGACGTCGCGTGGCCGCGACCGACTCGAGCACCTCATCGATCGGGCCAAAGGAAATGCCTGA
- a CDS encoding phthiocerol/phthiodiolone dimycocerosyl transferase, which yields MFSGSVIRKLSRSEEVFAQYEVFTAVTVELRGRVDADALSEAFDALVDAHPILASHLEQSPDGGWNLVADDMLHSGIVVQESADDVRDITLDQTQTLLNLRLTLHHNASELTIFLHHSIADGHHGAGLFDELFSRYTDVVTTGDPGPVNPQPAPQPLEVVLEQRGVKKLGMTGVERFLPVMFAYDLPPSVKPTLVATPGLPQPVPVTRVRLSEQETADLVEFAHENRVSVNTVVAAAILMTEWRLRETPHVPIPYVYPVDLRYFLSPPVAPTEATNLVGVATYLAEIGPDTDIVDLATDIGATFRSDIADGVVQQSGLNFGVAFEGTPAGLPPLVFCTDVSALPDVRMPAGIELEGFRGQFYCSITVPLDFYGCGMSGDHLVIENHGHSPQRKDSLDAIREMLCTAPSDYGWAVE from the coding sequence GTGTTTTCCGGATCGGTGATCCGAAAGTTGTCCCGCAGCGAGGAAGTGTTCGCGCAGTACGAGGTTTTCACTGCCGTGACGGTCGAGCTGCGCGGCCGGGTCGACGCCGATGCGCTGTCGGAGGCTTTCGACGCCCTCGTCGATGCCCACCCGATCCTGGCCAGCCACCTCGAGCAGAGTCCGGACGGCGGCTGGAATCTGGTCGCCGACGACATGCTGCACAGCGGAATCGTGGTGCAGGAGAGCGCCGATGATGTCCGCGACATCACGCTGGACCAAACCCAGACCTTGTTGAATCTGCGCTTGACGCTGCACCACAACGCTTCTGAGCTGACCATCTTCCTGCACCACAGCATTGCCGACGGCCACCACGGCGCCGGCCTTTTCGACGAGCTGTTCTCCCGCTACACCGATGTGGTGACCACCGGCGACCCGGGCCCGGTCAACCCGCAGCCCGCGCCGCAGCCACTGGAGGTCGTGCTGGAACAACGGGGCGTCAAGAAGCTCGGCATGACCGGCGTCGAACGCTTCCTGCCGGTGATGTTCGCCTACGACCTGCCGCCCTCGGTGAAGCCGACCCTGGTCGCGACTCCTGGCCTCCCGCAACCGGTTCCGGTCACCCGGGTCCGGCTTTCCGAGCAGGAGACGGCCGACCTGGTGGAGTTCGCACACGAGAACCGGGTGAGCGTCAACACCGTCGTGGCGGCGGCGATCCTGATGACCGAGTGGCGACTGCGGGAAACGCCGCACGTGCCGATCCCCTACGTGTACCCCGTCGACCTGCGGTATTTCCTCAGCCCGCCGGTCGCTCCGACCGAGGCCACCAACCTGGTGGGGGTGGCCACCTACCTCGCCGAGATCGGGCCGGACACCGACATCGTGGATCTGGCCACCGATATCGGCGCCACCTTCCGGTCCGACATCGCCGACGGCGTCGTGCAGCAGTCCGGGCTGAATTTCGGCGTGGCATTCGAGGGAACACCGGCCGGTCTGCCGCCGCTGGTCTTCTGCACCGATGTCAGCGCGCTGCCGGACGTGCGGATGCCGGCCGGCATCGAGCTGGAAGGCTTTCGCGGACAGTTCTACTGCTCGATCACCGTGCCGCTGGACTTCTATGGGTGCGGCATGTCCGGCGATCACCTGGTGATCGAGAACCACGGCCACTCGCCGCAGCGCAAGGACTCACTCGATGCCATCCGCGAGATGTTGTGCACCGCGCCGTCGGATTACGGCTGGGCCGTCGAGTAA
- a CDS encoding ABC transporter permease has product MTATTALRAPDGSARLLLTQTLVQTQRILTRWGRDLVTVMEALVLPVAFMLVLYIVLGNLIYAMTHDSALYSIVPLLALGGAVSGSAFVAIDLMREQQSGLLTRLWVMPVHRASGPLARIIAEAIRILVTTGVMLGAGVALGFRFRGGALATLMWLGVPVILGMAFAALTTTIALFTSKTLVVEAVELWQLLLIFFSTGLLPVNQYPEWIRPVVAHQPVSYAITAMRGLSAGGPVLAPMIATLLWSAGIAGVCAVPMAIGYRRASTH; this is encoded by the coding sequence ATGACCGCGACCACCGCGCTGCGGGCGCCGGACGGCTCGGCACGGCTGCTGCTGACGCAGACGCTGGTGCAGACCCAGCGCATCCTCACCCGGTGGGGACGCGACCTGGTCACCGTGATGGAGGCGCTGGTGCTGCCGGTCGCTTTCATGCTGGTGCTCTACATCGTGCTGGGCAATCTGATCTACGCCATGACCCACGACAGCGCGCTGTACAGCATCGTGCCGCTGCTGGCGCTGGGTGGGGCGGTGAGCGGTTCGGCGTTCGTCGCGATCGACCTGATGCGCGAGCAGCAGAGCGGCCTGCTGACCCGGCTGTGGGTGATGCCGGTGCACCGGGCCTCTGGCCCGTTGGCCCGGATCATCGCCGAGGCGATCCGGATTCTGGTCACCACCGGCGTGATGCTGGGCGCGGGCGTGGCCCTGGGCTTCCGCTTCCGCGGCGGCGCGCTGGCCACCCTGATGTGGCTGGGCGTCCCGGTGATTCTCGGCATGGCCTTCGCCGCACTCACCACCACCATCGCGCTGTTCACGTCCAAAACCCTGGTGGTCGAGGCGGTCGAGCTGTGGCAGCTGCTGTTGATCTTCTTCTCCACCGGCCTGCTACCGGTGAATCAGTACCCGGAGTGGATCCGGCCCGTCGTCGCGCACCAGCCGGTGAGCTACGCGATCACGGCGATGCGCGGGCTGTCGGCCGGCGGCCCGGTGCTGGCGCCGATGATCGCGACGCTGCTGTGGAGCGCCGGAATCGCCGGCGTCTGCGCCGTCCCCATGGCCATCGGCTACCGACGAGCCAGCACGCACTGA